In a genomic window of Chrysemys picta bellii isolate R12L10 chromosome 1, ASM1138683v2, whole genome shotgun sequence:
- the CEP97 gene encoding centrosomal protein of 97 kDa isoform X4, protein MAAARSEAAPLALGAREGSVVNWSGQGLQKLDPTLPCDADIHTLILDKNQIIKLEHLEKCRNLMQLSVANNRLVRMMGVAKLTQLRVLNLPHNSIGYVEGLKDLVHLEWLNLAGNNLKTIDQINSCSSLQHLDLSDNNIPQIGDLSKLLSLKTLLLHGNIITSLRMAPVCLPQSLTILSLAENEIRDLNELEQLSIMNNPCVMATPSIPGFDYRPYIVSWCLNLKVLDGYVISQKESLKAEWLYSQGKGRSYRPGQHVQLVQYLATVCPLTSTFGLQTEEDAKLEKILSKQRLHQKQLMYQSQNEGPPTSSTPNKVVPATYEHNSSIQGPQIILESEPVIQRNSWVGPGSSDDHSYAVKNVFPASVQAERRCRKELYLEDIQTDEDKLNCSLLSSESTFMPVASGLSPVSPTTELRLHGINLNLEDDDNTVIVFVKEVNKVEDDNKQENTSWITKECSIKAAETMETQEEDNEDGILTSPSPAPVTANPTASINDCLASSVDQVLCSHLKPPLTDDEPLIKNLYIDQTIERNSTDASAAVDQDAELQRMNKAATMLQACWRGFHTRNYHPRAKEVRYEIRLSRMQEHIVFLTDEIRKLKKEREEERIQKLVQEEAVRYLWNQVRSLQQWQLSVNQNLSTWQHGVSASSTLCPSKLSVQSSGLNQETSPVGSSTWLVSATEALHEKTLPEFPDSGFHSSITDQTHVNDSHGSEKSSTEGSESSLIGNSIETVKQCGDPVSECISETEDVQADHEEWSKESSNSEQDSSLLQQYLMSVQQLEEADDRTSCSDGTERSRPQTAASAEKPYSLSDAVSINVSQDVPSPAQNEINQTPESCKLNSGVVEGKQTECDASFQMLPVGIAV, encoded by the exons ATGGCGGCGGCAAGGAGCGAGGCGGCTCCGTTGGCTCTGGGAGCCAGGGAAG GTTCAGTGGTTAATTGGTCAGGCCAGGGGTTGCAAAAGTTGGATCCAACATTACCCTGTGATGCTGACATTCATACTCTAATTCTGGATAAAAACCAAATAATTAAACTGGAACACCTGGAGAAATGCAGGAACTTAATGCAG CTGTCAGTAGCCAACAATCGACTTGTAAGGATGATGGGTGTGGCAAAACTGACTCAGCTCCGGGTACTAAACTTGCCTCACAACAGTATTGGTTATGTGGAGGGGCTGAAGGATCTGGTGCACTTGGAATGGCTAAACCTGGCAGGAAATAACCTTAAG ACCATAGATCAGATCAATAGCTGCTCATCTCTTCAACATCTTGATTTGTCAGACAACAATATACCTCAAATAGGAGATCTCTCCAAGCTTTTGTCTCTAAAG ACTCTGCTGCTGCATGGAAATATTATAACCTCACTTCGTATGGCACCTGTTTGCCTACCTCAAAGTCTGACTATTCTCTCTTTGGCAGAAAATGAAATCAGAGACTTAAATGAG TTGGAGCAGTTGTCAATCATGAATAACCCTTGTGTGATGGCCACACCTTCTATTCCTGGATTTGACTATCGGCCATATATTGTCAGCTGGTGTCTGAATCTTAAAGTTCTGGATGGATATGTGATTTCTCAGAAAGAGAg TTTGAAAGCAGAATGGCTTTACAGTCAAGGTAAAGGACGATCATATCGACCTGGCCAGCATGTTCAGTTAGTCCAGTATCTGGCCACTGTTTGTCCTCTTACCTCTACATTTGGTCTCCAGACTGAAGAGGATGCCAAACTGGAAAAAATACTGAGTAAGCAGAG GCTCCACCAGAAGCAGTTGATGTACCAAAGCCAAAATGAAGGGCCGCCTACATCCTCTACTCCCAACAAAGTGGTGCCTGCTACATATGAACACAACAGTTCAATCCAAGGGCCCCAGATAATTCTTGAAAGTG AACCTGTTATCCAAAGGAATTCTTGGGTTGGGCCAGGCTCCAGTGATGACCATTCCTATGCAGTTAAGAATGTCTTTCCAGCTTCAGTGCAAGCTGAAAGACGCTGTCGCAAGGAGCTGTACCTGGAGGACATACAGACTGACGAGGACAAATTGAACTGCAGCCTTCTGTCCTCAGAGTCTACTTTTATGCCAGTTGCTTCAGGACTGTCTCCAGTATCTCCCACTACAGAATTAAGGCTACATGGAATCAATTTGAACCTAGAAGATGATGATAATACGGTGATTGTATTTGTGAAAGAGGTCAATAAAGTTGAGGATGATAACAAGCAGGAAAATACTTCTTGGATTACAAAAGAGTGTTCCATCAAAGCAGCAGAAACTATGGAAACTCAAGAGGAAGATAATGAGGATGGAATATTGACTTCCCCTAGTCCAGCACCAGTCACTGCTAACCCAACTGCTAGTATTAATGACTGTTTAGCATCTTCTGTTGACCAAGTTCTGTGCAGCCACCTCAAGCCACCATTAACGGATGATGAACCATTAATTAAAAATCTTTATATTGACCAAACTATAGAGAGAAATTCTACTGATGCATCAGCTGCTGTTGACCAAGATGCTGAACTTCAAAGAATGAACAAAGCGGCCACCATGCTTCAGGCCTGCTGGAGGGGATTCCACACCAGAAACTACCATCCCAGAGCCAAGGAAGTGCGTTATGAAATTCGGCTAAGCAGAATGCAAGAGCATATTGTTTTCTTAACCGATGAAATAAGAAA attaaaaaaagaaagagaagaagagagGATTCAAAAACTTGTACAAGAGGAGGCTGTCAGATACCTTTGGAACCAG GTTAGATCTCTTCAGCAGTGGCAACTTTCAGTGAACCAAAACCTTAGCACTTGGCAGCATGGTGTTTCTGCATCAAGTACTTTGTGTCCATCCAAACTATCTGTCCAGTCGTCCGGGCTCAATCAAGAAACCTCTCCTGTTGGTAGTTCTACCTGGTTGGTTTCAGCTACTGAAGCTCTTCATGAGAAAACTTTACCTGAGTTCCCAGACTCTGGCTTTCACTCCTCCATAACTGACCAAACTCATGTTAATGACTCTCATGGCTCTGAAAAGAGTTCCACAGAAGGAAGTGAGAGCTCTCTGATTGGGAATTCTATAGAAACAGTCAAACAGTGTGGTGATCCTGTCTCAGAATGTATTTCAGAGACAGAGGATGTCCAGGCAGACCATGAGGAATGGAGTAAAGAGAGCTCAAATAGTGAGCAGGACAGTAGTCTTCTCCAACAATACTTGATGTCAGTTCAGCAGCTAGAAGAGGCTGATGACCGGACAAGTTGCAGTGATGGGACAGAAAGGAGTAGGCCACAGACAGCTGCATCAGCAGAAAAACCGTATTCTTTGTCTGATGCTGTTTCTATAAATGTCTCTCAAGACGTACCTTCACctgcacaaaatgaaattaatcagACACCAGAAAGTTGCAAATTGAATTCAGGAGTAGTGGAAGGGAAGCAAACAGAATGTGATGCTTCATTTCAGATGCTGCCTGTTGGCATAGCTGTGTAG
- the RPL24 gene encoding large ribosomal subunit protein eL24 yields MKVELCSFSGYKIYPGHGRRYARTDGKVFQFLNAKCESAFLSKRNPRQINWTVLYRRKHKKGQSEEIQKKRTRRAVKFQRAITGASLAEIMAKRNQKPEVRKAQREQAIRAAKEAKKAKQATKKSTPSTTKAPTKAAPKQKIMKPVKVSAPRVGGKR; encoded by the exons ATGAA GGTCGAGCTGTGCAGCTTCAGCGGCTACAAGATCTACCCGGGTCACGGCCGCCGCTACGCCCGCACGGACGGCAAG GTTTTCCAGTTTTTGAATGCAAAATGCGAGTCTGCATTTCTTTCCAAGAGAAACCCCCGTCAGATCAACTGGACTGTTCTGTACAGGCGCAAACACAAGAAAGGGCAGTCT GAAGAAATACAAAAGAAGCGCACACGCCGTGCAGTCAAGTTCCAGAGGGCTATCACTGGTGCATCTTTGGCTGAAATAATGGCCAAGAGAAATCAGAAGCCTGAAGTGCGAAAGGCCCAGCGGGAACAAGCCATTAG GGCTGCCAAAGAAGCCAAGAAGGCTAAGCAGGCAACCAAGAAGTCTACACCATCTACAACAAAG GCTCCCACAAAGGCTGCACCTAAACAAAAGATTATGAAACCAGTGAAAGTTTCTGCTCCTCGTGTTGGTGGAAAGCGCTAA
- the CEP97 gene encoding centrosomal protein of 97 kDa isoform X2, with protein sequence MAAARSEAAPLALGAREGSVVNWSGQGLQKLDPTLPCDADIHTLILDKNQIIKLEHLEKCRNLMQLSVANNRLVRMMGVAKLTQLRVLNLPHNSIGYVEGLKDLVHLEWLNLAGNNLKTIDQINSCSSLQHLDLSDNNIPQIGDLSKLLSLKTLLLHGNIITSLRMAPVCLPQSLTILSLAENEIRDLNEISFLASFPELEQLSIMNNPCVMATPSIPGFDYRPYIVSWCLNLKVLDGYVISQKESLKAEWLYSQGKGRSYRPGQHVQLVQYLATVCPLTSTFGLQTEEDAKLEKILSKQRLHQKQLMYQSQNEGPPTSSTPNKVVPATYEHNSSIQGPQIILESEPVIQRNSWVGPGSSDDHSYAVKNVFPASVQAERRCRKELYLEDIQTDEDKLNCSLLSSESTFMPVASGLSPVSPTTELRLHGINLNLEDDDNTVIVFVKEVNKVEDDNKQENTSWITKECSIKAAETMETQEEDNEDGILTSPSPAPVTANPTASINDCLASSVDQVLCSHLKPPLTDDEPLIKNLYIDQTIERNSTDASAAVDQDAELQRMNKAATMLQACWRGFHTRNYHPRAKEVRYEIRLSRMQEHIVFLTDEIRKLKKEREEERIQKLVQEEAVRYLWNQVRSLQQWQLSVNQNLSTWQHGVSASSTLCPSKLSVQSSGLNQETSPVGSSTWLVSATEALHEKTLPEFPDSGFHSSITDQTHVNDSHGSEKSSTEGSESSLIGNSIETVKQCGDPVSECISETEDVQADHEEWSKESSNSEQDSSLLQQYLMSVQQLEEADDRTSCSDGTERSRPQTAASAEKPYSLSDAVSINVSQDVPSPAQNEINQTPESCKLNSGVVEGKQTECDASFQMLPVGIAV encoded by the exons ATGGCGGCGGCAAGGAGCGAGGCGGCTCCGTTGGCTCTGGGAGCCAGGGAAG GTTCAGTGGTTAATTGGTCAGGCCAGGGGTTGCAAAAGTTGGATCCAACATTACCCTGTGATGCTGACATTCATACTCTAATTCTGGATAAAAACCAAATAATTAAACTGGAACACCTGGAGAAATGCAGGAACTTAATGCAG CTGTCAGTAGCCAACAATCGACTTGTAAGGATGATGGGTGTGGCAAAACTGACTCAGCTCCGGGTACTAAACTTGCCTCACAACAGTATTGGTTATGTGGAGGGGCTGAAGGATCTGGTGCACTTGGAATGGCTAAACCTGGCAGGAAATAACCTTAAG ACCATAGATCAGATCAATAGCTGCTCATCTCTTCAACATCTTGATTTGTCAGACAACAATATACCTCAAATAGGAGATCTCTCCAAGCTTTTGTCTCTAAAG ACTCTGCTGCTGCATGGAAATATTATAACCTCACTTCGTATGGCACCTGTTTGCCTACCTCAAAGTCTGACTATTCTCTCTTTGGCAGAAAATGAAATCAGAGACTTAAATGAG ATTTCTTTCTTGGCTTCCTTTCCTGAGTTGGAGCAGTTGTCAATCATGAATAACCCTTGTGTGATGGCCACACCTTCTATTCCTGGATTTGACTATCGGCCATATATTGTCAGCTGGTGTCTGAATCTTAAAGTTCTGGATGGATATGTGATTTCTCAGAAAGAGAg TTTGAAAGCAGAATGGCTTTACAGTCAAGGTAAAGGACGATCATATCGACCTGGCCAGCATGTTCAGTTAGTCCAGTATCTGGCCACTGTTTGTCCTCTTACCTCTACATTTGGTCTCCAGACTGAAGAGGATGCCAAACTGGAAAAAATACTGAGTAAGCAGAG GCTCCACCAGAAGCAGTTGATGTACCAAAGCCAAAATGAAGGGCCGCCTACATCCTCTACTCCCAACAAAGTGGTGCCTGCTACATATGAACACAACAGTTCAATCCAAGGGCCCCAGATAATTCTTGAAAGTG AACCTGTTATCCAAAGGAATTCTTGGGTTGGGCCAGGCTCCAGTGATGACCATTCCTATGCAGTTAAGAATGTCTTTCCAGCTTCAGTGCAAGCTGAAAGACGCTGTCGCAAGGAGCTGTACCTGGAGGACATACAGACTGACGAGGACAAATTGAACTGCAGCCTTCTGTCCTCAGAGTCTACTTTTATGCCAGTTGCTTCAGGACTGTCTCCAGTATCTCCCACTACAGAATTAAGGCTACATGGAATCAATTTGAACCTAGAAGATGATGATAATACGGTGATTGTATTTGTGAAAGAGGTCAATAAAGTTGAGGATGATAACAAGCAGGAAAATACTTCTTGGATTACAAAAGAGTGTTCCATCAAAGCAGCAGAAACTATGGAAACTCAAGAGGAAGATAATGAGGATGGAATATTGACTTCCCCTAGTCCAGCACCAGTCACTGCTAACCCAACTGCTAGTATTAATGACTGTTTAGCATCTTCTGTTGACCAAGTTCTGTGCAGCCACCTCAAGCCACCATTAACGGATGATGAACCATTAATTAAAAATCTTTATATTGACCAAACTATAGAGAGAAATTCTACTGATGCATCAGCTGCTGTTGACCAAGATGCTGAACTTCAAAGAATGAACAAAGCGGCCACCATGCTTCAGGCCTGCTGGAGGGGATTCCACACCAGAAACTACCATCCCAGAGCCAAGGAAGTGCGTTATGAAATTCGGCTAAGCAGAATGCAAGAGCATATTGTTTTCTTAACCGATGAAATAAGAAA attaaaaaaagaaagagaagaagagagGATTCAAAAACTTGTACAAGAGGAGGCTGTCAGATACCTTTGGAACCAG GTTAGATCTCTTCAGCAGTGGCAACTTTCAGTGAACCAAAACCTTAGCACTTGGCAGCATGGTGTTTCTGCATCAAGTACTTTGTGTCCATCCAAACTATCTGTCCAGTCGTCCGGGCTCAATCAAGAAACCTCTCCTGTTGGTAGTTCTACCTGGTTGGTTTCAGCTACTGAAGCTCTTCATGAGAAAACTTTACCTGAGTTCCCAGACTCTGGCTTTCACTCCTCCATAACTGACCAAACTCATGTTAATGACTCTCATGGCTCTGAAAAGAGTTCCACAGAAGGAAGTGAGAGCTCTCTGATTGGGAATTCTATAGAAACAGTCAAACAGTGTGGTGATCCTGTCTCAGAATGTATTTCAGAGACAGAGGATGTCCAGGCAGACCATGAGGAATGGAGTAAAGAGAGCTCAAATAGTGAGCAGGACAGTAGTCTTCTCCAACAATACTTGATGTCAGTTCAGCAGCTAGAAGAGGCTGATGACCGGACAAGTTGCAGTGATGGGACAGAAAGGAGTAGGCCACAGACAGCTGCATCAGCAGAAAAACCGTATTCTTTGTCTGATGCTGTTTCTATAAATGTCTCTCAAGACGTACCTTCACctgcacaaaatgaaattaatcagACACCAGAAAGTTGCAAATTGAATTCAGGAGTAGTGGAAGGGAAGCAAACAGAATGTGATGCTTCATTTCAGATGCTGCCTGTTGGCATAGCTGTGTAG
- the CEP97 gene encoding centrosomal protein of 97 kDa isoform X1, whose product MWLGFGCGGGVTGSVASKQLISSPTGSVVNWSGQGLQKLDPTLPCDADIHTLILDKNQIIKLEHLEKCRNLMQLSVANNRLVRMMGVAKLTQLRVLNLPHNSIGYVEGLKDLVHLEWLNLAGNNLKTIDQINSCSSLQHLDLSDNNIPQIGDLSKLLSLKTLLLHGNIITSLRMAPVCLPQSLTILSLAENEIRDLNEISFLASFPELEQLSIMNNPCVMATPSIPGFDYRPYIVSWCLNLKVLDGYVISQKESLKAEWLYSQGKGRSYRPGQHVQLVQYLATVCPLTSTFGLQTEEDAKLEKILSKQRLHQKQLMYQSQNEGPPTSSTPNKVVPATYEHNSSIQGPQIILESEPVIQRNSWVGPGSSDDHSYAVKNVFPASVQAERRCRKELYLEDIQTDEDKLNCSLLSSESTFMPVASGLSPVSPTTELRLHGINLNLEDDDNTVIVFVKEVNKVEDDNKQENTSWITKECSIKAAETMETQEEDNEDGILTSPSPAPVTANPTASINDCLASSVDQVLCSHLKPPLTDDEPLIKNLYIDQTIERNSTDASAAVDQDAELQRMNKAATMLQACWRGFHTRNYHPRAKEVRYEIRLSRMQEHIVFLTDEIRKLKKEREEERIQKLVQEEAVRYLWNQVRSLQQWQLSVNQNLSTWQHGVSASSTLCPSKLSVQSSGLNQETSPVGSSTWLVSATEALHEKTLPEFPDSGFHSSITDQTHVNDSHGSEKSSTEGSESSLIGNSIETVKQCGDPVSECISETEDVQADHEEWSKESSNSEQDSSLLQQYLMSVQQLEEADDRTSCSDGTERSRPQTAASAEKPYSLSDAVSINVSQDVPSPAQNEINQTPESCKLNSGVVEGKQTECDASFQMLPVGIAV is encoded by the exons ATGTGGCTGGGTTTCGGGTGTGGGGGAGGTGTGACCGGCTCTGTTGCAAGTAAGCAGCTGATATCCAGTCCCACAG GTTCAGTGGTTAATTGGTCAGGCCAGGGGTTGCAAAAGTTGGATCCAACATTACCCTGTGATGCTGACATTCATACTCTAATTCTGGATAAAAACCAAATAATTAAACTGGAACACCTGGAGAAATGCAGGAACTTAATGCAG CTGTCAGTAGCCAACAATCGACTTGTAAGGATGATGGGTGTGGCAAAACTGACTCAGCTCCGGGTACTAAACTTGCCTCACAACAGTATTGGTTATGTGGAGGGGCTGAAGGATCTGGTGCACTTGGAATGGCTAAACCTGGCAGGAAATAACCTTAAG ACCATAGATCAGATCAATAGCTGCTCATCTCTTCAACATCTTGATTTGTCAGACAACAATATACCTCAAATAGGAGATCTCTCCAAGCTTTTGTCTCTAAAG ACTCTGCTGCTGCATGGAAATATTATAACCTCACTTCGTATGGCACCTGTTTGCCTACCTCAAAGTCTGACTATTCTCTCTTTGGCAGAAAATGAAATCAGAGACTTAAATGAG ATTTCTTTCTTGGCTTCCTTTCCTGAGTTGGAGCAGTTGTCAATCATGAATAACCCTTGTGTGATGGCCACACCTTCTATTCCTGGATTTGACTATCGGCCATATATTGTCAGCTGGTGTCTGAATCTTAAAGTTCTGGATGGATATGTGATTTCTCAGAAAGAGAg TTTGAAAGCAGAATGGCTTTACAGTCAAGGTAAAGGACGATCATATCGACCTGGCCAGCATGTTCAGTTAGTCCAGTATCTGGCCACTGTTTGTCCTCTTACCTCTACATTTGGTCTCCAGACTGAAGAGGATGCCAAACTGGAAAAAATACTGAGTAAGCAGAG GCTCCACCAGAAGCAGTTGATGTACCAAAGCCAAAATGAAGGGCCGCCTACATCCTCTACTCCCAACAAAGTGGTGCCTGCTACATATGAACACAACAGTTCAATCCAAGGGCCCCAGATAATTCTTGAAAGTG AACCTGTTATCCAAAGGAATTCTTGGGTTGGGCCAGGCTCCAGTGATGACCATTCCTATGCAGTTAAGAATGTCTTTCCAGCTTCAGTGCAAGCTGAAAGACGCTGTCGCAAGGAGCTGTACCTGGAGGACATACAGACTGACGAGGACAAATTGAACTGCAGCCTTCTGTCCTCAGAGTCTACTTTTATGCCAGTTGCTTCAGGACTGTCTCCAGTATCTCCCACTACAGAATTAAGGCTACATGGAATCAATTTGAACCTAGAAGATGATGATAATACGGTGATTGTATTTGTGAAAGAGGTCAATAAAGTTGAGGATGATAACAAGCAGGAAAATACTTCTTGGATTACAAAAGAGTGTTCCATCAAAGCAGCAGAAACTATGGAAACTCAAGAGGAAGATAATGAGGATGGAATATTGACTTCCCCTAGTCCAGCACCAGTCACTGCTAACCCAACTGCTAGTATTAATGACTGTTTAGCATCTTCTGTTGACCAAGTTCTGTGCAGCCACCTCAAGCCACCATTAACGGATGATGAACCATTAATTAAAAATCTTTATATTGACCAAACTATAGAGAGAAATTCTACTGATGCATCAGCTGCTGTTGACCAAGATGCTGAACTTCAAAGAATGAACAAAGCGGCCACCATGCTTCAGGCCTGCTGGAGGGGATTCCACACCAGAAACTACCATCCCAGAGCCAAGGAAGTGCGTTATGAAATTCGGCTAAGCAGAATGCAAGAGCATATTGTTTTCTTAACCGATGAAATAAGAAA attaaaaaaagaaagagaagaagagagGATTCAAAAACTTGTACAAGAGGAGGCTGTCAGATACCTTTGGAACCAG GTTAGATCTCTTCAGCAGTGGCAACTTTCAGTGAACCAAAACCTTAGCACTTGGCAGCATGGTGTTTCTGCATCAAGTACTTTGTGTCCATCCAAACTATCTGTCCAGTCGTCCGGGCTCAATCAAGAAACCTCTCCTGTTGGTAGTTCTACCTGGTTGGTTTCAGCTACTGAAGCTCTTCATGAGAAAACTTTACCTGAGTTCCCAGACTCTGGCTTTCACTCCTCCATAACTGACCAAACTCATGTTAATGACTCTCATGGCTCTGAAAAGAGTTCCACAGAAGGAAGTGAGAGCTCTCTGATTGGGAATTCTATAGAAACAGTCAAACAGTGTGGTGATCCTGTCTCAGAATGTATTTCAGAGACAGAGGATGTCCAGGCAGACCATGAGGAATGGAGTAAAGAGAGCTCAAATAGTGAGCAGGACAGTAGTCTTCTCCAACAATACTTGATGTCAGTTCAGCAGCTAGAAGAGGCTGATGACCGGACAAGTTGCAGTGATGGGACAGAAAGGAGTAGGCCACAGACAGCTGCATCAGCAGAAAAACCGTATTCTTTGTCTGATGCTGTTTCTATAAATGTCTCTCAAGACGTACCTTCACctgcacaaaatgaaattaatcagACACCAGAAAGTTGCAAATTGAATTCAGGAGTAGTGGAAGGGAAGCAAACAGAATGTGATGCTTCATTTCAGATGCTGCCTGTTGGCATAGCTGTGTAG
- the CEP97 gene encoding centrosomal protein of 97 kDa isoform X3, whose product MWLGFGCGGGVTGSVASKQLISSPTGSVVNWSGQGLQKLDPTLPCDADIHTLILDKNQIIKLEHLEKCRNLMQLSVANNRLVRMMGVAKLTQLRVLNLPHNSIGYVEGLKDLVHLEWLNLAGNNLKTIDQINSCSSLQHLDLSDNNIPQIGDLSKLLSLKTLLLHGNIITSLRMAPVCLPQSLTILSLAENEIRDLNELEQLSIMNNPCVMATPSIPGFDYRPYIVSWCLNLKVLDGYVISQKESLKAEWLYSQGKGRSYRPGQHVQLVQYLATVCPLTSTFGLQTEEDAKLEKILSKQRLHQKQLMYQSQNEGPPTSSTPNKVVPATYEHNSSIQGPQIILESEPVIQRNSWVGPGSSDDHSYAVKNVFPASVQAERRCRKELYLEDIQTDEDKLNCSLLSSESTFMPVASGLSPVSPTTELRLHGINLNLEDDDNTVIVFVKEVNKVEDDNKQENTSWITKECSIKAAETMETQEEDNEDGILTSPSPAPVTANPTASINDCLASSVDQVLCSHLKPPLTDDEPLIKNLYIDQTIERNSTDASAAVDQDAELQRMNKAATMLQACWRGFHTRNYHPRAKEVRYEIRLSRMQEHIVFLTDEIRKLKKEREEERIQKLVQEEAVRYLWNQVRSLQQWQLSVNQNLSTWQHGVSASSTLCPSKLSVQSSGLNQETSPVGSSTWLVSATEALHEKTLPEFPDSGFHSSITDQTHVNDSHGSEKSSTEGSESSLIGNSIETVKQCGDPVSECISETEDVQADHEEWSKESSNSEQDSSLLQQYLMSVQQLEEADDRTSCSDGTERSRPQTAASAEKPYSLSDAVSINVSQDVPSPAQNEINQTPESCKLNSGVVEGKQTECDASFQMLPVGIAV is encoded by the exons ATGTGGCTGGGTTTCGGGTGTGGGGGAGGTGTGACCGGCTCTGTTGCAAGTAAGCAGCTGATATCCAGTCCCACAG GTTCAGTGGTTAATTGGTCAGGCCAGGGGTTGCAAAAGTTGGATCCAACATTACCCTGTGATGCTGACATTCATACTCTAATTCTGGATAAAAACCAAATAATTAAACTGGAACACCTGGAGAAATGCAGGAACTTAATGCAG CTGTCAGTAGCCAACAATCGACTTGTAAGGATGATGGGTGTGGCAAAACTGACTCAGCTCCGGGTACTAAACTTGCCTCACAACAGTATTGGTTATGTGGAGGGGCTGAAGGATCTGGTGCACTTGGAATGGCTAAACCTGGCAGGAAATAACCTTAAG ACCATAGATCAGATCAATAGCTGCTCATCTCTTCAACATCTTGATTTGTCAGACAACAATATACCTCAAATAGGAGATCTCTCCAAGCTTTTGTCTCTAAAG ACTCTGCTGCTGCATGGAAATATTATAACCTCACTTCGTATGGCACCTGTTTGCCTACCTCAAAGTCTGACTATTCTCTCTTTGGCAGAAAATGAAATCAGAGACTTAAATGAG TTGGAGCAGTTGTCAATCATGAATAACCCTTGTGTGATGGCCACACCTTCTATTCCTGGATTTGACTATCGGCCATATATTGTCAGCTGGTGTCTGAATCTTAAAGTTCTGGATGGATATGTGATTTCTCAGAAAGAGAg TTTGAAAGCAGAATGGCTTTACAGTCAAGGTAAAGGACGATCATATCGACCTGGCCAGCATGTTCAGTTAGTCCAGTATCTGGCCACTGTTTGTCCTCTTACCTCTACATTTGGTCTCCAGACTGAAGAGGATGCCAAACTGGAAAAAATACTGAGTAAGCAGAG GCTCCACCAGAAGCAGTTGATGTACCAAAGCCAAAATGAAGGGCCGCCTACATCCTCTACTCCCAACAAAGTGGTGCCTGCTACATATGAACACAACAGTTCAATCCAAGGGCCCCAGATAATTCTTGAAAGTG AACCTGTTATCCAAAGGAATTCTTGGGTTGGGCCAGGCTCCAGTGATGACCATTCCTATGCAGTTAAGAATGTCTTTCCAGCTTCAGTGCAAGCTGAAAGACGCTGTCGCAAGGAGCTGTACCTGGAGGACATACAGACTGACGAGGACAAATTGAACTGCAGCCTTCTGTCCTCAGAGTCTACTTTTATGCCAGTTGCTTCAGGACTGTCTCCAGTATCTCCCACTACAGAATTAAGGCTACATGGAATCAATTTGAACCTAGAAGATGATGATAATACGGTGATTGTATTTGTGAAAGAGGTCAATAAAGTTGAGGATGATAACAAGCAGGAAAATACTTCTTGGATTACAAAAGAGTGTTCCATCAAAGCAGCAGAAACTATGGAAACTCAAGAGGAAGATAATGAGGATGGAATATTGACTTCCCCTAGTCCAGCACCAGTCACTGCTAACCCAACTGCTAGTATTAATGACTGTTTAGCATCTTCTGTTGACCAAGTTCTGTGCAGCCACCTCAAGCCACCATTAACGGATGATGAACCATTAATTAAAAATCTTTATATTGACCAAACTATAGAGAGAAATTCTACTGATGCATCAGCTGCTGTTGACCAAGATGCTGAACTTCAAAGAATGAACAAAGCGGCCACCATGCTTCAGGCCTGCTGGAGGGGATTCCACACCAGAAACTACCATCCCAGAGCCAAGGAAGTGCGTTATGAAATTCGGCTAAGCAGAATGCAAGAGCATATTGTTTTCTTAACCGATGAAATAAGAAA attaaaaaaagaaagagaagaagagagGATTCAAAAACTTGTACAAGAGGAGGCTGTCAGATACCTTTGGAACCAG GTTAGATCTCTTCAGCAGTGGCAACTTTCAGTGAACCAAAACCTTAGCACTTGGCAGCATGGTGTTTCTGCATCAAGTACTTTGTGTCCATCCAAACTATCTGTCCAGTCGTCCGGGCTCAATCAAGAAACCTCTCCTGTTGGTAGTTCTACCTGGTTGGTTTCAGCTACTGAAGCTCTTCATGAGAAAACTTTACCTGAGTTCCCAGACTCTGGCTTTCACTCCTCCATAACTGACCAAACTCATGTTAATGACTCTCATGGCTCTGAAAAGAGTTCCACAGAAGGAAGTGAGAGCTCTCTGATTGGGAATTCTATAGAAACAGTCAAACAGTGTGGTGATCCTGTCTCAGAATGTATTTCAGAGACAGAGGATGTCCAGGCAGACCATGAGGAATGGAGTAAAGAGAGCTCAAATAGTGAGCAGGACAGTAGTCTTCTCCAACAATACTTGATGTCAGTTCAGCAGCTAGAAGAGGCTGATGACCGGACAAGTTGCAGTGATGGGACAGAAAGGAGTAGGCCACAGACAGCTGCATCAGCAGAAAAACCGTATTCTTTGTCTGATGCTGTTTCTATAAATGTCTCTCAAGACGTACCTTCACctgcacaaaatgaaattaatcagACACCAGAAAGTTGCAAATTGAATTCAGGAGTAGTGGAAGGGAAGCAAACAGAATGTGATGCTTCATTTCAGATGCTGCCTGTTGGCATAGCTGTGTAG